The sequence GATCCATTCCTCCATTTTTATTCAAGTACCAATTCTGTTCACAGTTCTCTGGTCAGGTTGAGACATGTTCCTTCGGCATAATCCATTTCTTCACAGTCAGTCTCGATAAGATACATACCGTCGTCAGAAAGAGCAAAGGTTGCATTATCTGGATATTCCCAGGTTGTGGAGAGTGTTTTTCCATCATCAGATACGAGACCTTCAAATATTCCATACCCATCCGGAGATGATAAGTTGAAGTAGGTGCCTGTTACGGAATTGCCACTCTGATGAATGGTGAATGATGAATTCTGTGTCAGCCAGTCTCCTGACCAGATATTCTCTGGATCGAGTATCGTGCCGTTTCTGAACCCTTCTGTGTTGTAGGTATATGGCTCAGTTTCATCGGAAAACTGATCAACCGTCCCATTTCCGGTGAAGGATATCTGGTCATCAGAGAGGATTAATGTAAGGGTGCCTGAGTCTTTCAGGATGGCAGTGAGTTCTTTTCCATCTTCTGAAAGGGTTCCGGATAAGAGAAATGGATCGTTCAGATCAGGATTATGGGATATCGCAATTCCTGTGACTTCAGATTCGTTCTGTTCAAGCGTAAGTGTATAGTTCACATCAGTCCAGGTTCCAGCCCATGAGAAATCCGTTATGGTGTTTTCAGCAGGGATCTCTTCAGCAAACCCTGTGCAGACAAGGAACAGGCAGAGAGTCAGCAGGATTCCGGATTGATACATACGTTTCATGGTTAGTCCTCAGTGGTAATGAAAAGATATGGGCTTTTCATGGTTTAAGGTATCGAAAAAGTATTCGAGAATGGTTTATTGAAATGATATGTGAATCTATTAGTTCTCAAAATTTTATGAAGTAAAGGAAATCAAAAACATATAAACGACATTATGAAAATATTTAATTAAATGAACAGATACCATAATTCCTCGAATCTTCAAATAATTTATGCGAATATGATTACTATTGATGAGGTGGAATCAGTAATTCAAAATCTTCTATATGATCTCAGAGATCGGGCCCTTCAATTCATTGAGGAATTAAACAAAGAGTACCAGCAATATGAAAAGAAATTTTCCTTTGACTGGGTGTCGGTGAATTTGAAGACGAAGAACCGTCCCTCTCTCCGGTTGAATTACAGCATAAGATCCAAACCCTGAAGGGTTGATGTACCTCCTTAATACAAACATTCTCCTGAAATTACTATTAAGGAGAGCACATGCACCTATTGTTTGAGATTCCTGCAGACTCCTGATAATAAAATTACTGACCTAATACGATGATTAGAAATTCTAATATCTACGCTTACAGGTTTGTTGATTTATTTCCACACCGACCTCAAAATTCATGTTGGAAGATATATTGTGTTATGAATATTTTCATCAGTAACTACATTTCGAATGTTTTTGTCTTAAAATAACTTTGATGAGAGGCGTTAATCATGGGTGCTCTAACAGTCCGGGTAAAGTCATTTGGTGACAATAGTTTCATACCGTTTATTGGTGCTTTCGTTTCATCCGGAGACAAATATTTTCCAGATGACATCAGCCATAGCAAGGTTTAATGTTGAATAATCCCTCTGGTGTGCCAAAAACTCTCCATCACTCCTGGATTGCCGAAAGCCCCCCCATCCGGATACCCGAAACTCCGGGTTACATGACCGGATCACCAATGGTCCGGATTGGTGTAGTGGCTAACCCTCAAAATTATAATTTATTAGATCCGGTGGCTTCTTCGATAAATTCGGGAGTTAAAAGAAATTGGTGTGTCAACCCTGGTCCGGTGGGGTGGTTAGTAATGCGGTGAATTTAAGGTATTTTATAAATAATTTAGAGAAATACTAAGTTTTAGGAATGATAGTTCTCGTTTTAGTTATCATGGCTTTTAGACCGGAAAGGAGAAAAGAGTATGAATCCATATAACACACAAATATTAATGTCACTCTTTAAGGTATCATAATCCTGGAGAAATCAAATGCCAGATGACATTACTCTTACCATTCCATCATCTATCGTTCAGGAGATGAAACTTCCACCAGATACTGTCAAAGAAGAACTCACGAATGAATTAACATTAGGCCTCTATCAGCGAGGAATAATTACATCTGCCCAGGCATGCCGATTATCAGGACTTGATCGGTTCCAATTTGAAGAACTGCTCTGGAAAAGGCATAATCAACTCCATTATTCAGAAGAAGATCTCGGGAAGGATATCAAATATGCAACTGGTAAACTCTGTTGCACAGTATATTTTTAAATGAGGAAATTTAGAAAAATGGAACATGAAGTTTTAGAGTGGTTACATCAGGCTGAATATGATTATGAAGATGCAGAATATCTCTTTCATGGAAAGAGATATCCAAAGGCAGTATTCTGCTGTCATTTGACGCTTGAAAAAGGATTAAAAGCTCTCTACCTTCATTATTTAAAAACTCAACCCCCAAGAACTCATAGTCTGGATTTTTTAATACAAACTATTCCTGGTGGAGTGCCAGAAAAGTTCGATAATCTTATGGATATATTAGAGGATGTAAGCGTTAAGATAAGATATCCTCCATTACTTGATATACTTCTAAATGATATTACTGAAGAGACTGCCAGGATGATTATTGAAGATACTGGAGATTTTTTATCATGGATTCGTGGGTTGAATCTTTAATTACTGATCTTTCAGAAGATATGAAAAAACAGGGGATAAATATCACTTCGATTATCCTGTTTGGTTCACAATTTGAAGGAACGGCAACCAATGAAAGTGATATTGATCTTGCAATAGTATCCCCGTCATTTACTGGTCTTAGTTCACTTGAACGAAGAAAAAAATGTAAAAAATCTATCCGACATATTATTGATATCTATAAAATTCCAGTTGATCTCATTCTTCTTACTCCGAACGAGTATGAAAATGAAAACTCTCTTCGGATGTCGTTTATTCGCCAAGGAATAAGTGTTCCTGTCCTGGCATAAATTATGGTAACAATCTATTTTCCTTTATCTGGAGTTTTTGAAGTTATTGATATATTCTCAATGATGAATGATATATAGACATGGTATCAATATCACCAAAAATTGAACAGGAAGTTCTTTCCCTTCCCGTTCAGGAACGATTGGCACTTATTGACAGGCTCATTGAAAGTCTAAATTTACCTAAAGACACTATAATTGATGATATATGGGCCAATATTGCTGATAAAAGATTATTGGAAATAAATGAAGGATTAGTTTCTTCTGTATCTGGTAATGAAATCTTTTCTAAATGAATTATTTTTTCCGAATGCTCTGCTAACACTACCCGTTGAACAACCTTCTGGATAATATTCTCATTAAGCGTAGAACATCCTCAAATAATTCTCTATTCTATTTTTATATTTTTAATAATCCTCCGGATCTTAATATCCAGGTATGGAATATCATATTTGATAACTGACCATACCACCATCCATTTTATTCCAAAATACCCGTGAATGAGTTTATCTCCTACCGGCAATGGCATTCCAGGGAACCTCCGGATGA comes from Methanospirillum hungatei and encodes:
- a CDS encoding addiction module protein, which translates into the protein MVSISPKIEQEVLSLPVQERLALIDRLIESLNLPKDTIIDDIWANIADKRLLEINEGLVSSVSGNEIFSK
- a CDS encoding UPF0175 family protein, with the translated sequence MPDDITLTIPSSIVQEMKLPPDTVKEELTNELTLGLYQRGIITSAQACRLSGLDRFQFEELLWKRHNQLHYSEEDLGKDIKYATGKLCCTVYF
- a CDS encoding nucleotidyltransferase domain-containing protein encodes the protein MDSWVESLITDLSEDMKKQGINITSIILFGSQFEGTATNESDIDLAIVSPSFTGLSSLERRKKCKKSIRHIIDIYKIPVDLILLTPNEYENENSLRMSFIRQGISVPVLA
- a CDS encoding HEPN domain-containing protein; amino-acid sequence: MEHEVLEWLHQAEYDYEDAEYLFHGKRYPKAVFCCHLTLEKGLKALYLHYLKTQPPRTHSLDFLIQTIPGGVPEKFDNLMDILEDVSVKIRYPPLLDILLNDITEETARMIIEDTGDFLSWIRGLNL